From the genome of Trichosurus vulpecula isolate mTriVul1 chromosome 6, mTriVul1.pri, whole genome shotgun sequence:
CAGAATATGCGAGCATATGATACAATTAAAAAGGCAAAGCAGAATAACAAAGAGAACAAACTTGCTACAATTAATTCAAATTCAGTATTAAACACACCAGAGACTGAGACTTCCAAGATGTGAGGGACATCACAGAAAAACTGGTGGATCAAATTGGATCCTGAGAAGGGGAGGCGGAATAGGTTCCCTGTGTGTAGAGCTGAATAAATAAGCCCACTGAGCCATGAGCCAACTGCTGCCCAGACACAACGTGCTGGTGTCATGATGATGCCATAGTGAAGGGGCTGGCAGATGGCCACAAAGCGGTCGTAGGACATTGCCACAAGCAAAGCAAACTCCGCTGCTGAAAAACAGAGAACAAAGTAGACCTGAGCAGCACAGCCAAGAAGGGACAGGGACTGAGTGCCAGACAAGGAATTCACAATAAATTTAGGAAGAGTGACTGAGACAGTACAGATATCCAGTACGGATAAGTtgatcagaaaaaaatacatagggCAGTGAAGTTGTGGATCAGTAATAATTGCAGCAACGGTGAGAAGATTGCCCATCAGGGCAGCCAGGTAAATTGATAGGAACAGAAGAGCATGTAAGACCTGCAGCTCCCGCCTGCTGGAAAACTCCATGAGGAGGAATTCTGTGATGATTGAGAAGTTGCCCATCCCTGCCGCTGAGCTGTAAGTTAACTAAAATAAAATCACACCATGAGTAGCAGAAACAGTGTTGGAAAGAAGAAGGAATTAAAAGAGTTATTCAAAAGGAACTTGAAAACTATTCTGTCACattaaaatgaacaaaatcagAAATAGATTATATTTGAATGACAAAACCAGATAAAGGCAGAGCTTGTAGTAGATGCTTCCAACATTTCTGGAACAGAGTTTTAAATACTTAGCTCTGCAGAATGACCAAAGGAGCAGGATGAACATTAGGAAAGTGAATAATGCCACTACAAAATTAATAAAGAGGACTATCACCACCAAGAGTAGAAATGGATTTCATTCACGCATGCatgcacccccccacacacatacatatatacatttatacacacttATAAAaacatgtatttgtatacacacatgtatatattgatattaaatatatctatatctatacatatatctttatatttatttttctataataatagataaagaaactgagaaagatgagGATGAGGGAAATATTAATACTTTTTTACATACTTCCTATATGTACtggaaaatgatttaaaaacattCAAACTTTATATACATTAAGTTAATTTTATTGGTAGTATTGTTTCACAGCTTGGGAAAGCAAGGTCCAAATTGATTCAGAAGTTTTTTTACAAAGTAACAAAGACCATTAGTAGTAACGTCAGAACGTGAAACCAATTATTCTAACTTCAAATGCAGTGTCCctcttatagaaaaaaaaatcaaaatacaaataacTTCAGAAATAGTAAAAGGGATTACTCTGATGTTGTTGTAAagacatttttcagttgtgtccaactctccgtaATCCCGTTTGGGTTTTCTGGGTAAagatttcttggtaaagatactggcatggtttaaaatttccttctccagctcattttatagatgaggacctgaggcagagttaagtaacttgctcaaggtcacacaaccagcaagtatctgagtccagatttgaactcacaaaataTCCCCTATTCAACTCAATATCTACTGTTTAATCGTTATGTTCTAGACTTAAACTAGAAAGAACCTGACATGGTAGAAATGTCCTATCTTCCAAAAAGCTCatcatatttttgtttgttttctatctctctaGCCCAGACTTTTTTGCACTTGCATGTATTTCTAGAGCTCTCATTCTGAGGTTGTAAGAAAGCAACTATTCAGCATTTTACTGCTCAGATGTCCTTCCTCATTCTTGCTAAGACTGTCCACATTAATGATTTTGCTTAGTGATAAGAAACAGATGTCCCATTTGTGGTCCAAAACTGATGGCTAGCAGAAGGCTTTTTCTTTCCAGGCTGAAGATTTCCCACCTGAATAAGTTCCCTCTTTACCCTCATTCACTTAGAATCTTTTCTTTAAATAAGGTGAATAAGGTTTTTCCTTCTTCTTGTGAGAGCATTTTTCCCCTAGTTAGACAAGACCAAGGCAGAGGCTAGCCCATGTCTTCCATCTGGTTCAATGATCAGTAGCTGGAACAGGCAATTCAAGAGATCTGaattttagagttatttttaccCCTTCCTAGGCATTTCCCCCTTAGTGTCACCTCTTCATCTCTCACTACCAGCTTGCTCTGGGCATAAGGCCcagcatctgtaaaattagcttgTTGTCTGCATACTGTTTCTTATTGTGTGAAAGTAATCCATTTTCCAGATCAGAAACTATGAGGATGAACTACTGCAAGAGTTAATTGCCTTAGAAAAGGAATTAGGAATGGAGTAGTGATTTTATTTCTATGAGCACCTGCTGGAGAGAAAACTATGTCTCCCAATGCAAATACAGCTAAGGTAGAGATGTAGATGGAGATGatggagaaacagaaagattGAGGTAGAGATAAAGAGTAATATActgatataaaaatatacatagagagacatagataatggataaatgaatggatatatagatatacagattgATGCcatagatatcaataaaaatattgttGGAGTGTCATCcagacatgcatatatgtgtatgtgtatgtatatatacacgcacacacacacacatatatatgtatatgtatatgtatatatatgtgtatatatatggaagtgtactttatatatatataaacatacatgaattttgtgcatatgtatatatatatatataaaatagtattCATATGTTCATATgagtgtgtgttgtgtatgtatatatgtagagagacagagagagagagagaagagagagagagagagagagaggcaggttGCAAGggggatgatagatagatagata
Proteins encoded in this window:
- the LOC118855096 gene encoding olfactory receptor 14I1-like, which gives rise to MGNFSIITEFLLMEFSSRRELQVLHALLFLSIYLAALMGNLLTVAAIITDPQLHCPMYFFLINLSVLDICTVSVTLPKFIVNSLSGTQSLSLLGCAAQVYFVLCFSAAEFALLVAMSYDRFVAICQPLHYGIIMTPARCVWAAVGSWLSGLIYSALHTGNLFRLPFSGSNLIHQFFCDVPHILEVSVSGVFNTEFELIVASLFSLLFCFAFLIVSYARIFCSVLKIPSVEGRYKAISTCSPQLMILILYLISVMIAGLSGTSDTSPIQNLLIAMTYTILPPLMNPFIYSLRNQKVTAAMSKMIKRILFHHP